The following are from one region of the Romeriopsis navalis LEGE 11480 genome:
- the aspS gene encoding aspartate--tRNA ligase, translated as MRSYYCGDVRSSHIGETVTLYGWVDRRRDHGFVIFLDMRDRSGTVQIVSDPERTPQSHPIAEHARNEYVLKVTGRVSQRPDESLNENLPTGQVEIYADEIEILSEVRKQLPFQVSLSDTESVKEELRLKYRYLDLRRERMRQNLMLRHEVTKAMRRFLEDEENFMEVETPILTRSTPEGARDYVLPSRVNPGDWYALPQSPQLFKQILMVSGFDRYYQVARCFRDEDLRADRQPEFTQLDMEMSFMDQDEIIDLNERLVAHIFKAVKGVDLPLPFPRLTYAEAMDRYGSDKPDTRYGMELADVSDVLEKSGFKVFSDAVKRGGIIKILPIPNGNDGISNVRIKPGGDLFREASEAGAKGLAYIRVREGGEIDTIGAIKDNLTDEQKAEIIKRTGAEAGHLLLFAAADTNTVNKTLDRLRQVIAKEMNLIDEDKLNLLWVTDFPMFEWNADEKRLEALHHPFTAPFPEDVDDLKTARAMAYDLVFNGFEVGGGSLRIYQPDLQAKVLETIGMSDEEANSKFGFLLEAFQYGTPPHGGIAYGLDRLVMLLAGEDSIRDAIAFPKTQQASCLLTDAPNHVDKKQLKELQVASTYKPKVKEEA; from the coding sequence ATGCGTAGCTACTACTGCGGAGACGTCAGATCCAGTCACATCGGAGAAACCGTGACCCTATATGGTTGGGTCGATCGTCGCCGTGATCATGGCTTTGTGATTTTCCTTGATATGCGCGATCGTTCCGGCACGGTGCAAATTGTTAGCGATCCCGAACGGACACCCCAGTCGCATCCGATTGCTGAACATGCCCGCAATGAATATGTGCTCAAGGTGACGGGGCGGGTTAGCCAGCGTCCGGATGAATCGCTGAACGAAAATCTGCCGACGGGTCAGGTGGAAATCTACGCCGATGAAATTGAGATTTTGAGCGAAGTGCGGAAGCAGTTGCCGTTTCAGGTATCGCTCTCGGATACAGAGTCGGTCAAGGAGGAGTTGCGCCTGAAGTATCGCTACCTCGACCTGCGGCGGGAGCGCATGCGCCAGAACTTGATGCTGCGCCATGAGGTGACGAAGGCGATGCGTCGTTTCCTTGAAGACGAGGAGAATTTCATGGAGGTCGAAACGCCGATTTTGACCCGCTCGACACCGGAAGGGGCAAGGGACTATGTGTTGCCATCACGGGTGAATCCCGGTGATTGGTACGCGTTGCCGCAATCGCCGCAGCTATTCAAGCAAATTCTGATGGTGTCGGGCTTCGATCGCTATTACCAAGTGGCACGCTGTTTCCGGGATGAAGACTTGCGGGCCGATCGGCAGCCGGAGTTCACGCAGCTCGACATGGAAATGAGCTTTATGGATCAAGACGAAATCATTGATCTAAACGAACGCTTAGTGGCCCACATCTTTAAAGCGGTGAAAGGGGTTGACTTACCTTTGCCGTTCCCCCGTTTGACCTATGCTGAGGCGATGGATCGCTACGGTTCGGATAAGCCGGATACACGCTATGGCATGGAGCTAGCGGATGTATCCGATGTCTTGGAAAAAAGTGGGTTCAAAGTCTTCTCCGACGCGGTGAAGCGCGGTGGCATCATTAAGATCTTGCCAATTCCTAACGGGAACGATGGTATCTCAAATGTCCGCATCAAGCCCGGTGGCGATTTGTTCCGGGAAGCATCCGAAGCCGGGGCCAAGGGTTTAGCCTATATCCGGGTGCGAGAAGGTGGCGAGATTGACACGATCGGCGCGATCAAGGATAACCTCACGGACGAGCAAAAGGCCGAAATCATCAAACGCACGGGAGCCGAAGCCGGCCACTTATTACTATTCGCAGCGGCGGATACCAATACGGTGAATAAGACCCTCGATCGGTTGCGTCAGGTAATCGCCAAAGAGATGAATTTGATCGACGAGGACAAGCTGAATCTACTTTGGGTCACTGACTTCCCGATGTTTGAGTGGAATGCTGACGAAAAGCGCCTCGAAGCATTGCACCACCCGTTCACGGCCCCATTCCCCGAAGATGTGGATGATCTGAAGACGGCGCGGGCAATGGCCTACGATCTCGTATTTAATGGTTTTGAAGTCGGTGGTGGCAGTCTGCGGATTTACCAACCGGACTTACAGGCGAAGGTGCTGGAGACGATCGGCATGAGCGATGAAGAAGCGAACAGTAAGTTTGGCTTCTTGCTGGAGGCGTTCCAATACGGCACACCGCCCCACGGTGGAATTGCCTATGGCCTCGATCGACTCGTGATGCTGCTGGCGGGTGAAGATTCGATTCGGGATGCGATCGCCTTTCCGAAGACGCAGCAGGCCAGTTGTCTGCTCACCGATGCCCCGAATCACGTTGACAAGAAACAGCTCAAGGAACTTCAGGTCGCTTCGACCTATAAGCCGAAGGTGAAGGAAGAAGCGTAA
- a CDS encoding Uma2 family endonuclease yields MVSAISRLAQAATVSNPSRPLQGLAGAVLLQNLSWDALEKLDVDLVGTGARLTYLDGYLEIMSPPSEAHEVPKKTIAQLLEAYMRLKQIRFYGRGSTTIGLKTLGARKEPDESYCIGERKQIPDFALEVTVTSGGIDVLEIYKRVGVSEVWFWEDGVILIYCLREAGYELVNKSELLPNLDIRSLEFHSRMADQYDAINAFIESLNPAS; encoded by the coding sequence ATGGTCAGTGCTATTTCTCGATTGGCACAAGCCGCAACTGTCAGCAATCCATCACGACCGCTGCAAGGGTTAGCTGGCGCAGTATTGCTGCAAAATCTAAGTTGGGATGCCTTAGAGAAATTGGATGTCGATCTCGTGGGTACTGGGGCGCGGTTGACTTACTTGGATGGGTATTTGGAAATTATGTCACCACCGTCGGAAGCTCACGAAGTCCCGAAAAAAACGATCGCGCAACTGCTGGAAGCCTACATGCGGTTAAAACAGATTCGGTTTTATGGACGCGGCAGCACGACGATCGGTCTGAAAACCTTGGGGGCGCGGAAGGAGCCCGATGAGTCTTACTGCATTGGGGAACGCAAGCAAATTCCTGATTTTGCACTCGAAGTTACAGTGACTAGCGGCGGGATTGACGTACTGGAGATTTACAAACGCGTTGGGGTTTCAGAAGTTTGGTTTTGGGAAGATGGGGTGATTTTGATCTATTGCCTGCGGGAAGCCGGTTATGAACTAGTCAATAAGAGTGAGTTGCTTCCGAACCTGGATATTCGATCGTTGGAATTTCACTCGCGCATGGCTGATCAATATGATGCGATAAATGCATTTATTGAGAGTTTGAATCCTGCTAGCTAA